A genomic stretch from Hemibagrus wyckioides isolate EC202008001 linkage group LG18, SWU_Hwy_1.0, whole genome shotgun sequence includes:
- the atp8b1 gene encoding phospholipid-transporting ATPase IC, with the protein MSRPRVDSEESLTPDDEVMPYSDDETDDEIEPEEEVEVQPAAPAPEPVAEAGWKVKANDREFCKLPEFQKKTFLCFKKSKYSGNAIRTYKYNVITFLPLNLFEQFKRAANFYFLVLLILQIIPQISTLPWYTTLVPLVLVLGITAIKDLMDDLARHRLDKEINNRKCEVLLNGSFQEAKWMDIQVGDVVRLKKNDFIPADILLLSSSEPNSLCYVETAELDGETNLKFKMGLKVTHEKLQEERQLADFDAMIICEEPNNRLDKFTGTMRWKNDAYPVELDNILLRGCKIRNTEECRGIVIYAGADTKIMRNGGKTRFKRTRIDYLMNYMVYTIFVMLILICAGLAIGHTFWYEEIGGKAWYLYDGQNYTSSYRGFLTFWGYIIVLNTMVPISLYVSVEVIRLGQSKFINWDLQMYYAEKDTPAKARTTTLNEQLGQIEYIFSDKTGTLTQNIMAFKKCTISGQTYGNPASKDGSPQDRPNLVDFSWNKYADRTFQFTDNHLVSLIRSKSDPDMLEFFKLLSLCHTVMVEQKDGELVYQAASPDEGALVTAARCFGFVYLSRTQDTITISEMGKEATYEVLALLDFNSDRKRMSVVLRFPDGRIRLYCKGADTVIYQRLSPSTLHRDTTETALEIFANETLRTLCLCYKDITEEEFESWARKHKEASVAMTDREQALDTVYELIETNLMLIGATAIEDKLQDGVPETIANLARAEIKIWVLTGDKKETAENIGYSCELLTDDMTIHYGENVNQKLSDRQANRRNETGSSRKNKSHEPFFPESGKNALIITGGWLNEILYEKKKKRRRLRLRRLGKRVPPANPQDGQPMNDLEKEMRQRDFVDMACECSAVICCRVTPKQKANVVSLVKKYKKAVTLSIGDGANDVNMIKTADIGVGISGQEGMQAVMSSDYALAQFRYLQRLLLVHGRWSYIRMCKFLRFFFYKNFAFTLVHFWYSFFSGYSAQIAYEDWFITLYNVLYSSLPVLLVGLLDQDVNDKLSLRFPRLYIPGQQGALFNYKNFFISLFHGIFTSLLIFFIPYGAFLQTMGQDGEAPSDYQSFAVVTSSSLIMIVSLQISLDTSYWTFVNCFAVLGSIAIYFGIMFDIQSAGIHVIFPSFFKFTGVAANALRQPYLWLTIILTVGISLLPAICTQFLCKTIWPTDGDKVLRNRKKYEMEEEEKRRAPTFKRGGRSRRSTYAFSHSRGYADLISSGRSIRQKPQRRPDIRESIREEPVVESL; encoded by the exons ATGAGTCGCCCACGTGTGGACTCGGAGGAGTCCCTGACCCCCGACGATGAGGTGATGCCATACAGTGATGACGAGACTGATGACGAGATAGAGCCCGAGGAGGAGGTAGAGGTGCAGCCGGCCGCTCCGGCACCAGAACCCG TCGCAGAAGCAGGATGGAAGGTCAAAGCCAACGACAGAGAATTCTGCAAACTTCCCGAATTCCAGAAGAAGACGTTTTTGTGCTTCAAGAAGAGCAAGTACTCT ggaAATGCCATCAGGACCTATAAGTACAACGTCATCACCTTCCTGCCCCTGAACCTATTCGAGCAGTTTAAAAGAGCAGCTAACTTTTACTTCCTGGTCTTGCTGATCCTGCAG ATCATCCCACAAATCTCCACGCTGCCCTGGTACACCACATTGGTGCCCCTGGTGCTGGTGCTCGGCATCACCGCCATCAAAGATCTGATGGATGACCTG GCTCGTCACAGGTTAGACAAGGAGATCAACAACAGGAAGTGCGAGGTGCTTCTCAATGGCAG CTTTCAGGAGGCCAAGTGGATGGACATTCAAGTTGGCGACGTGGTCCGATTAAAGAAAAACGACTTCATTCCT GCTGACATTTTGTTATTGTCCAGCTCTGAGCCAAACAGCCTGTGCTATGTAGAGACAGCAGAACTGGATGG TGAGACGAATCTGAAGTTTAAGATGGGTTTGAAGGTGACCCATGAGAAACTGCAGGAGGAGAGACAGCTGGCGGATTTCGATG cCATGATCATTTGCGAGGAACCGAATAACCGCTTGGATAAGTTCACAGGCACGATGAGGTGGAAGAACGATGCGTACCCGGTCGAACTGGATAACATCCTGCTCCGCGGCTGCAAGATCCGGAACACGGAGGAATGCCGCGGAATCGTCATATATGCAG GAGCCGACACTAAGATCATGAGGAACGGCGGAAAGACCAGGTTCAAGCGCACCAGGATAGACTACCTCATGAACTACATGGTGTACACG ATCTTCGTGATGCTGATCCTGATCTGTGCCGGACTGGCGATCGGACACACCTTCTGGTACGAGGAGATCGGCGGTAAGGCCTGGTAtctgtatgatggacagaactACACATCCTCCTACAGAGGCTTCCTCACCTTCTGGGGCTACATCATCGTCCTCAACACCATGGTCCCCATCTCCCTCTATGTTAG tgtgGAGGTGATTCGTCTGGGTCAGAGTAAGTTCATAAACTGGGATCTGCAGATGTACTACGCTGAGAAGGACACTCCAGCCAAGGCTCGCACCACCACCCTGAACGAGCAGCTCGGCCAGATCGAGTACATCTTCTCGGACAAGACGGGAACTCTCACGCAAAACATCATGGCCTTCAAGAAGTGCACCATCAGCGGCCAGACGTACG GAAATCCGGCAAGCAAAGACGGGTCGCCCCAGGACCGTCCAAAT CTGGTCGACTTCAGCTGGAACAAATACGCCGACAGAACGTTCCAGTTCACCGACAATCACCTCGTTTCCCTCATCCGCTCCAAAAGTGACCCGGACATGCTGGAGTTCTTCAAGCTGCTCTCGCTCTGCCATACTGTCATGGTGGAGCAGAAGGACG GTGAGCTGGTGTATCAGGCTGCGTCTCCAGATGAAGGTGCTCTGGTCACAGCGGCTCGCTGCTTTGGTTTCGTGTACCTCTCACGCACGCAGgacaccatcaccatcagcgAGATGGGAAAAGAGGCCACGTACGAGGTGCTCGCTCTCCTCGACTTCAACAGCGACCGGAAACGCATGTCTGTTGTCT TGCGGTTTCCAGATGGACGTATCCGGCTGTATTGTAAGGGAGCAGATACGGTGATCTACCAGCGCCTCAGTCCTTCCACCCTGCACCGAGACACCACAGAGACAGCTCTGGAA atttttgccAACGAGACCCTGCGCACCTTGTGCCTGTGTTATAAAGATATCACTGAAGAGGAATTCGAGTCATGGGCTCGTAAACACAAGGAGGCCAGCGTGGCCATGACTGACCGGGAGCAGGCTCTGGATACCGTCTACGAGCTCATCGAGACTAACCTGATG CTGATCGGTGCCACTGCCATCGAAGACAAGCTTCAAGATGGAGTTCCTGAGACCATCGCCAACCTGGCCAGGGCTGAGATCAAAATTTGGGTTCTAACTGGAGACAAGAAAG AGACCGCTGAGAACATCGGGTATTCTTGTGAGCTGTTGACGGATGACATGACTATTCACTATGGAGAGAATGTAAA TCAGAAGctctcagacagacaggcaaaccGGAGGAACGAGACAGGATCGTCACGCAAGAACAAGTCCCATGAGCCATTTTTCCCTGAATCTGGCAAGAACGCTCTCATCATTACTGGAGGCTGGCTG AACGAGATTCTATacgagaagaagaagaagcgtcGACGCCTGCGTCTGCGCCGCCTCGGTAAGCGCGTTCCCCCCGCCAACCCTCAGGACGGCCAACCGATGAACGACTTGGAGAAGGAAATGAGGCAACGTGACTTCGTGGACATGGCCTGTGAGTGCAGCGCCGTCATCTGCTGCCGTGTCACCCCCAAGCAGAAGGCCAACGTGGTGAGCCTGGTGAAGAAATACAAGAAGGCCGTCACTCTGTCCATCGGCGACGGAGCCAACGACGTCAACATGATAAAGA CTGCAGACATCGGTGTGGGCATCAGCGGGCAGGAAGGCATGCAGGCCGTGATGTCCAGTGACTACGCTCTCGCTCAGTTCCGCTACCTCCAGCGCCTCCTGCTGGTGCACGGCCGCTGGTCCTACATCCGCATGTGCAAGTTCCTGCGCTTCTTCTTTTACAAGAACTTCGCCTTCACCCTGGTTCACTTCTGGTACTCGTTCTTCAGTGGATACTCCGCACAA attgcCTATGAAGATTGGTTCATCACCCTTTACAACGTGTTGTACAGCAGTTTACCTGTCCTGCTCGTTGGACTGCTGGATCAG GACGTGAACGACAAACTGAGTCTGCGTTTTCCGAGGTTGTACATTCCGGGACAGCAGGGGGCGCTGTTTAATTACAAGAACTTCTTCATCAGCCTCTTCCACGGCATCTTCACGTCCCTTCTCATCTTCTTCATACCGTACGGAGCTTTTCTGCAGACGATGGGTCAGGACGGGGAGGCGCCGTCCGATTACCAGTCCTTCGCCGTGGTCACTTCGTCCTCGCTTATCATGATAGTCAGCCTGCAG ATCTCTTTGGACACCTCGTATTGGACGTTCGTGAACTGCTTCGCCGTCCTGGGCAGCATAGCTATTTACTTCGGCATCATGTTCGACATCCAGAGTGCGGGAATACACGTCATCTTCCCATCGTTCTTCAAATTCACTG GCGTTGCCGCTAACGCGCTCCGCCAGCCGTACCTGTGGCTTACCATCATTCTAACAGTGGGCATCAGCCTCCTGCCAGCCATCTGTACCCAGTTCCTCTGTAAGACCATCTGGCCCACTGACGGAGACAAG